In Fundidesulfovibrio putealis DSM 16056, a genomic segment contains:
- a CDS encoding acetyl-CoA carboxylase, with product MDIEKSIQELADRLQYIQDIFGASKHEDVALLSSKLAEFRARETGAGMADKVKMLSQLEDLFVFVEKKLDPELTPMDKVRIVRHPQRITLKDILEFCYDNYTEIGGQDEYSIDPSMLIARAYITRRQGDKVHNQPVMVIGQEKGHGQEFRNGGSVKPWGNAKALQYMKVAETENIPIHTYVFTPGAFPVEDYPGAAQQIARNLYEMAALRVPVIACFSEGGSGGAEAIALADTRLMLSHGYYSVISPEGAGAIESGIRQGQRAPAELIDACATRLKITAEDNLRMGYIDRVVQEPPLGARPYHYDFFKRLRQEMMMATDEAMLSVKGMNFIRAKAIKRRKQAALADAESFFVRWSLDERAADRLVWKRYSKFRNMAKNACVDKTPASRRMADSLQQMSWSTYSYLRYEFLRTYGQKVKHLMEEAEAEVRVVAERVLRPFKRSGAKKVDTQTIQKLTELSCAEDGICLDGEGESFYLSPKGREDKSVTCPNAATHGCLDLWAPDLFGDFAGVCQYCGHHFPMEYQWFMHNVLDKNSVMEFAQDVEAGNPLDYPGFDQKLEEAKKKNKLKSSCVTFETSIEGIKVVVGMLVAPFRGGTVGAAEGEKFIRALSRARKKHYPFLAYVHGTAGIRIQEGTNGVIQMPRATMAVRRYIEAGGLYLVLYDTNSYAGPVASFLGCSPYQFSVRSANIGFAGPGVIKETTGTDIPPDYHMAYNALARGHIQGIWDRREIRNNLVQAFQIIGGRNLYYR from the coding sequence ATGGATATAGAAAAAAGCATTCAGGAGCTGGCCGACAGGCTCCAGTACATCCAGGACATCTTCGGCGCCAGCAAGCACGAGGACGTGGCCCTGCTCTCCTCCAAGCTGGCAGAATTCCGCGCGCGCGAAACCGGCGCGGGCATGGCCGACAAGGTGAAGATGCTCTCCCAGTTGGAGGACCTCTTCGTGTTCGTGGAGAAGAAGCTCGACCCCGAGCTCACCCCCATGGACAAGGTGCGCATCGTCCGCCACCCGCAGCGCATCACGCTCAAGGACATTCTGGAGTTCTGCTACGACAACTACACCGAGATCGGCGGGCAGGACGAGTACTCCATCGACCCCTCCATGCTGATCGCGCGCGCCTACATCACCCGCAGGCAGGGCGACAAGGTCCACAACCAGCCCGTGATGGTCATCGGCCAGGAAAAGGGCCACGGGCAGGAGTTCCGCAACGGCGGCTCCGTGAAGCCCTGGGGCAACGCCAAGGCCCTTCAGTACATGAAGGTCGCCGAAACCGAGAACATCCCCATCCACACCTACGTGTTCACGCCCGGCGCGTTCCCCGTGGAGGACTACCCCGGCGCGGCCCAGCAGATCGCACGCAACCTCTACGAGATGGCAGCGCTACGCGTCCCCGTGATCGCCTGCTTCTCCGAGGGCGGCTCCGGCGGCGCAGAAGCCATCGCCCTGGCCGACACGCGCCTCATGCTGTCGCACGGCTACTACTCGGTCATCTCCCCCGAGGGAGCGGGCGCCATCGAATCGGGCATCCGCCAGGGCCAGCGCGCCCCGGCCGAGCTTATCGACGCCTGCGCCACGCGCCTCAAGATCACCGCCGAGGACAACCTGCGCATGGGCTACATCGACCGCGTGGTGCAGGAGCCGCCCCTGGGCGCACGCCCCTACCACTACGATTTCTTCAAACGCCTGCGCCAGGAAATGATGATGGCCACCGACGAGGCCATGCTCTCCGTGAAGGGCATGAACTTCATCCGCGCCAAGGCCATCAAGCGCCGCAAGCAGGCCGCCCTGGCCGACGCCGAGTCCTTCTTCGTGCGCTGGTCCCTGGATGAGCGCGCCGCCGACCGGCTGGTGTGGAAGCGCTACAGCAAGTTTCGCAACATGGCCAAGAACGCCTGCGTGGACAAGACGCCTGCCTCGCGCCGCATGGCCGACTCGCTCCAGCAGATGTCCTGGTCCACCTACTCCTACCTGCGTTACGAGTTCCTGCGCACCTACGGCCAGAAGGTGAAGCACCTGATGGAAGAGGCCGAGGCCGAAGTGCGCGTGGTGGCCGAGAGGGTGCTGCGCCCCTTCAAGCGCTCCGGCGCCAAGAAGGTGGACACCCAGACCATCCAGAAGCTCACAGAACTCTCCTGCGCCGAGGACGGCATCTGCCTGGACGGCGAAGGCGAGAGCTTCTACCTGAGCCCCAAGGGCCGCGAGGACAAGTCCGTCACCTGCCCCAACGCCGCCACCCACGGCTGCCTGGATCTCTGGGCACCGGACCTGTTCGGCGACTTCGCTGGCGTCTGCCAGTACTGCGGGCACCACTTCCCCATGGAGTACCAGTGGTTCATGCACAACGTGCTGGACAAGAACTCCGTGATGGAGTTCGCCCAGGATGTGGAAGCGGGCAACCCCCTGGACTACCCCGGCTTCGACCAGAAGCTTGAGGAAGCCAAGAAGAAAAACAAGCTGAAAAGCTCCTGCGTCACCTTCGAGACCTCCATCGAGGGCATCAAGGTCGTGGTGGGCATGCTGGTGGCTCCCTTCCGGGGCGGCACCGTAGGCGCGGCCGAGGGCGAGAAGTTCATCCGCGCCCTGTCCCGCGCCCGCAAGAAGCACTATCCATTCCTGGCCTACGTGCACGGCACGGCGGGCATCCGCATCCAGGAGGGCACCAACGGCGTCATCCAGATGCCGCGCGCCACCATGGCCGTGCGCCGCTACATCGAAGCGGGCGGGCTGTACCTGGTGCTCTACGACACCAATTCCTACGCGGGTCCCGTGGCCAGCTTCCTGGGCTGTTCGCCCTATCAGTTCTCCGTGCGCTCGGCCAACATCGGCTTCGCCGGCCCCGGCGTCATCAAGGAGACCACCGGCACGGACATCCCCCCGGACTACCACATGGCCTACAACGCCCTGGCGCGCGGCCATATCCAGGGTATCTGGGACCGCCGCGAGATCAGAAACAACTTGGTGCAGGCCTTCCAGATCATCGGCGGCCGCAACCTCTACTACCGCTAA
- a CDS encoding biotin attachment protein has product MQDVKAILEQIKASPYEEVEVLAPHCGVVEFKVSGEGTKVLAPSGTWKEKPGTLLATLERERNPRPITCGRKGVVQKVHAHLNGKFVEAGTPLMVLRHFFTKDEVTQQILKKVLFLFPAPERAKYYFTPETDKKVKVSGCQSVKIKDGMELFIVSRMKREKPLTYMGPEGIIYAVYFSHDMNVDAGQPLISVCPESQMGVIRDVVNRVQSDWEERD; this is encoded by the coding sequence GTGCAGGACGTGAAAGCCATACTCGAACAGATCAAGGCCTCCCCCTATGAGGAGGTCGAGGTGCTCGCCCCGCATTGCGGAGTGGTGGAATTCAAGGTTTCAGGCGAGGGAACAAAAGTGCTCGCCCCCAGCGGAACCTGGAAGGAAAAGCCCGGCACGCTCCTGGCCACCCTGGAGCGCGAACGCAACCCCCGCCCCATCACCTGCGGCCGCAAGGGCGTGGTGCAGAAGGTGCATGCCCACCTGAACGGCAAGTTCGTCGAAGCCGGGACCCCGCTCATGGTGCTCAGGCACTTTTTCACCAAGGACGAGGTCACCCAGCAGATACTGAAGAAGGTGCTGTTCCTCTTCCCCGCCCCGGAGCGCGCCAAGTACTACTTCACCCCGGAGACCGACAAGAAGGTGAAAGTTTCCGGCTGCCAGTCCGTCAAGATCAAGGACGGCATGGAGCTGTTCATCGTCTCGCGCATGAAGCGCGAAAAGCCCCTGACCTACATGGGGCCTGAAGGCATCATCTACGCGGTCTACTTCTCCCACGACATGAACGTGGACGCCGGACAGCCGCTCATCAGCGTCTGCCCGGAAAGCCAGATGGGCGTCATCCGCGACGTGGTCAACAGGGTGCAGTCCGACTGGGAAGAGCGCGACTAA
- a CDS encoding single-stranded DNA-binding protein, giving the protein MAGSINKVILIGRLGQDPKLTYLPSGAPVAEFTLATDESFKNREGQKEERTEWHRIKVFNKAAEFCSNYLSKGRLVYIEGSIRTRTWDDQQGQKRYITEIVVSGPQHTVQFMDSKGGGVEAAPGNYGGDQRRPAPAQQQQPRQQNNRPQQSYDDNQGPAFPSEASGMDDVPF; this is encoded by the coding sequence ATGGCGGGCAGCATCAATAAAGTCATTCTCATCGGCAGGTTGGGTCAAGACCCCAAGCTGACCTATCTTCCCTCCGGCGCGCCCGTTGCGGAGTTCACTCTGGCCACGGACGAGTCCTTCAAGAACCGCGAGGGCCAGAAGGAAGAGCGCACTGAATGGCACCGCATCAAGGTGTTCAACAAGGCCGCCGAGTTCTGCTCGAACTACCTGTCCAAGGGCCGTCTGGTGTACATTGAAGGCAGCATCCGCACCCGCACCTGGGACGACCAGCAGGGCCAGAAACGCTACATTACCGAAATCGTGGTCTCCGGCCCGCAGCACACGGTACAGTTCATGGATTCCAAGGGCGGCGGCGTGGAAGCGGCTCCCGGCAACTACGGCGGCGACCAGCGCCGCCCGGCCCCGGCCCAGCAGCAACAGCCGCGCCAGCAGAACAACCGCCCGCAGCAGTCCTACGATGACAACCAGGGACCGGCCTTCCCGTCCGAAGCCTCCGGCATGGACGACGTGCCTTTCTAG
- a CDS encoding CsbD family protein — protein sequence MVLPDAEVQNRAPLNWDLIAGNWKQLKGNVLEEWGKLTDDHISETAGKREQLMGKIQETYGVSKEEAGRQVDEFAASLHDALFSKPKHQDRNR from the coding sequence TTGGTTCTACCAGACGCCGAGGTTCAAAACAGAGCACCTCTGAATTGGGATCTCATCGCGGGAAACTGGAAACAGTTGAAGGGCAACGTCCTGGAGGAGTGGGGCAAGCTGACGGATGACCATATCTCCGAAACCGCCGGGAAACGCGAACAACTGATGGGCAAGATTCAGGAGACGTACGGCGTTTCCAAGGAAGAGGCGGGTAGGCAGGTCGATGAATTCGCCGCATCCCTCCACGACGCTCTCTTCTCTAAACCCAAGCATCAGGACCGGAACCGGTAG
- a CDS encoding PQQ-dependent sugar dehydrogenase, whose product MSWRFFVFPRPGRFPGVLGLGLLPLVSLLLTALASPLCARTNLDEIKLPEGFTIELYADVPDARSLALGAKGTVFVGNREGGSVYAIEDRGAGQGRTVHLIARGLNMPNGVAFRDGDLYVAEVSRVLRFPGIETRLANPPRSEVVADGFPSDRHHGWKYIAFGPDGWLYVPVGAPCNVCERPDPYSTIMRLDVRSGKRDVYARGIRNTVGFAWQPGTGALWFTNNGRDWMGDDAPPDSLHRAPTPGLDFGFPYCHPGLPDPKLGLGKDCASFAPPALTLPAHVAALGMAFYTGQMFPKAYQGQIFIAEHGSWNRSTKVGYRVSLVRFQEDGSLQYETFASGWLKNRDAWGRPVDVLVMPDGALLVSDDRAGAVYRIAYKPK is encoded by the coding sequence ATGAGTTGGCGGTTCTTCGTGTTTCCGCGCCCTGGCCGTTTCCCTGGAGTGCTCGGGCTGGGGCTCCTGCCCCTGGTGTCGCTCCTGTTGACCGCCCTGGCGTCGCCGCTATGCGCCAGGACGAATCTTGATGAGATCAAGCTGCCGGAGGGATTCACGATCGAGCTTTACGCCGACGTGCCCGACGCGCGATCCTTGGCGCTGGGCGCGAAGGGCACGGTATTCGTGGGCAACCGCGAGGGCGGCTCGGTCTACGCCATCGAGGACCGGGGGGCAGGGCAGGGCAGGACAGTGCACCTCATCGCGCGGGGTCTGAACATGCCAAACGGAGTGGCCTTCCGGGACGGCGACCTCTATGTGGCCGAAGTCAGCCGCGTGCTGCGCTTCCCCGGCATCGAGACCCGGCTGGCAAACCCGCCACGGTCTGAAGTGGTGGCGGACGGATTCCCTTCGGACAGGCACCACGGGTGGAAGTACATCGCCTTCGGCCCCGACGGCTGGCTCTATGTGCCGGTCGGCGCGCCGTGCAACGTCTGTGAACGCCCGGACCCCTATTCCACGATCATGCGCCTGGACGTGCGCAGCGGAAAGCGAGATGTCTATGCGCGGGGCATCCGAAACACGGTGGGTTTCGCCTGGCAGCCGGGCACGGGCGCGCTCTGGTTCACCAACAACGGCCGCGACTGGATGGGCGACGACGCCCCGCCGGACAGCCTGCACCGCGCGCCAACCCCTGGCCTGGATTTCGGGTTTCCTTACTGCCATCCAGGACTGCCTGACCCAAAACTCGGCCTCGGCAAGGACTGCGCTTCGTTCGCCCCGCCAGCCTTGACGCTGCCCGCGCACGTGGCCGCCCTGGGCATGGCCTTCTACACCGGCCAGATGTTCCCGAAGGCCTACCAGGGCCAGATATTCATAGCCGAGCACGGTTCCTGGAACCGCTCCACCAAGGTCGGGTACCGCGTTTCCCTGGTCCGCTTCCAGGAAGATGGTTCACTTCAATACGAGACCTTCGCTTCCGGCTGGCTGAAGAACCGCGACGCCTGGGGGAGGCCTGTGGACGTGCTGGTCATGCCGGACGGGGCGCTGCTGGTGAGCGACGACCGGGCCGGAGCGGTCTACCGGATAGCCTACAAGCCGAAGTAA
- a CDS encoding VOC family protein, with product MQVQPYLFFEGRCEEAIEFYRNTLGAEVTALFHYKDSPDPNTIPPGSEDKVMHANLRVGDSVMMVSDGLCKGQPGFQGFSLSLSASSDAEAERLFTALGQGGQVQMPLGKTFFASSFGMLADRFGVSWMIIVAS from the coding sequence ATGCAGGTTCAACCCTACCTGTTCTTTGAAGGCCGGTGCGAAGAGGCGATCGAGTTCTACCGCAATACCCTTGGAGCCGAAGTGACGGCGCTGTTTCACTACAAGGACAGTCCAGATCCGAACACGATTCCGCCTGGCTCCGAAGACAAGGTGATGCACGCCAACCTGCGCGTCGGGGATTCGGTGATGATGGTGTCAGACGGCCTTTGCAAGGGCCAACCGGGCTTCCAGGGCTTTTCGCTCTCGCTCTCCGCGTCGAGCGATGCCGAGGCCGAGCGGCTGTTCACCGCCCTGGGTCAAGGCGGGCAGGTTCAGATGCCGCTGGGCAAGACCTTCTTTGCTTCGAGCTTCGGCATGCTCGCCGACCGTTTTGGAGTATCGTGGATGATAATCGTGGCTTCATGA
- a CDS encoding PqqD family protein, giving the protein MLFKRSKPQPPAPQKQLSREHSLSMRPARSKLVKEDVVDGGFTRLTYLSAYKPWFAGLARRVGAWDGRPLERKLELDELGSFCWDLIDGDRTVHEMARILAERFGLPAREAELAVAAFLRELGKRGIIGVRES; this is encoded by the coding sequence ATGCTGTTCAAGCGCTCTAAGCCCCAGCCGCCAGCTCCCCAAAAGCAACTGAGCCGCGAGCACAGCCTCTCCATGCGGCCCGCGCGCAGCAAGCTGGTCAAGGAAGACGTGGTGGACGGCGGATTCACGCGCCTCACCTATCTCTCCGCCTACAAGCCCTGGTTCGCCGGGCTCGCCAGGCGCGTGGGCGCGTGGGACGGCAGGCCGCTGGAGCGCAAGCTGGAACTCGACGAACTCGGCAGCTTCTGCTGGGACCTCATCGACGGAGACCGCACCGTGCACGAGATGGCCCGCATTCTGGCGGAGCGTTTCGGCTTGCCCGCGCGTGAGGCCGAGCTCGCCGTGGCCGCGTTCCTGCGTGAGCTTGGCAAGCGGGGGATCATCGGCGTGCGGGAGAGTTAG
- a CDS encoding metallophosphoesterase: MTILGFRGVHPLALLFIPCALAALAGGFWLLRKYSARISSRVRCAYLWTYGLAFVGFIALVSQMEARDKYRLMTIICAIVVFSLLNLILAGVTVFGTPARQRVHASSRRRLLFGGAVAAAGSVVSLAGVAAATSQEGTVTERRIELVRSPKAGPGRPLRISLVTDLHAGFFLPDGHLTEAVRIVSAFKPDVILFGGDLVERELEHLDQARTFFRDLAGLAPVYAVLGNHDCYVDPHAVAGFLTRNGVRPLRGESVELAGPWGRFSLCGLRDWYEGPVSFDCLRGKDPASTIILAHNPHLGLRLPAELVPWMTLCGHTHGGQMRLPLIGAPVNQADRRILAGENNIDDRRIIVSAGLGYSGLPVRLMCPPDVTNIVAA, from the coding sequence ATGACGATTCTGGGATTTCGGGGAGTTCATCCCCTCGCGCTGCTCTTCATCCCTTGCGCCCTGGCCGCGCTGGCCGGAGGTTTCTGGCTTCTGCGCAAGTACAGCGCCCGCATTTCAAGCCGGGTACGCTGCGCTTATCTATGGACCTACGGGCTAGCCTTCGTCGGCTTCATCGCCCTTGTCTCGCAGATGGAGGCGCGCGACAAATACCGCCTCATGACCATCATCTGCGCGATCGTCGTATTTTCTCTGTTGAACCTGATCCTGGCCGGTGTCACGGTCTTTGGGACGCCAGCCAGACAGCGCGTTCACGCCAGTTCCAGACGGCGGCTGCTTTTCGGCGGAGCCGTCGCCGCAGCCGGAAGCGTGGTGTCGCTTGCGGGCGTGGCTGCGGCCACCAGCCAGGAAGGCACGGTGACGGAGCGGCGCATCGAGCTTGTACGCTCCCCCAAGGCCGGACCGGGCCGCCCTCTGCGCATAAGCCTCGTCACTGACCTGCACGCGGGCTTTTTCCTCCCCGACGGACACCTGACCGAGGCCGTCCGCATCGTGTCGGCCTTCAAGCCTGACGTCATCCTCTTCGGCGGCGATCTGGTGGAGCGCGAACTGGAGCATCTGGATCAGGCCAGGACCTTCTTCCGTGACCTTGCCGGTCTGGCCCCGGTCTATGCGGTGCTCGGCAATCACGACTGCTACGTGGACCCGCACGCCGTGGCCGGGTTTCTGACCCGAAACGGAGTGCGCCCCCTGCGCGGCGAGTCCGTGGAGCTTGCCGGGCCTTGGGGCCGGTTCAGCCTGTGCGGCCTGCGGGACTGGTACGAAGGCCCCGTCAGCTTCGACTGCCTGCGCGGCAAGGACCCGGCCTCCACCATCATCCTGGCGCACAATCCCCATCTGGGCCTGCGCCTTCCAGCCGAACTCGTCCCCTGGATGACCCTGTGCGGCCACACCCACGGCGGGCAGATGCGCCTGCCCCTGATCGGCGCGCCCGTCAATCAGGCGGACCGGCGCATCCTGGCCGGGGAGAACAACATCGACGATAGGCGCATCATCGTCTCGGCTGGCCTGGGCTATTCCGGCCTGCCGGTGCGGCTCATGTGTCCGCCGGACGTCACCAACATCGTGGCCGCATGA
- a CDS encoding ATP-binding protein, with product MKTLDFKRLRLTIILFTLGFSLLPLLVLGIGVKSRFSTAYQDVLQGSLRTLVESKRNAIDLFLTERVAQVSTLSSAITLDEAADQANLERIFTLLQTTSRYYIDLGVIDSDGNHLAYAGPYSLTGKNYKNEEWFAKVMAKGVYISDVFMGFRQYPHIIIAVLRREGGKAWIMRATIDSDVFESFVKRVQMGRKGDAFLMSDKHLLQTNPRFGGHVMEEMDLPFKMDARFPGLRIQELQVNHRQYLYGWTWLENKDWLLVIREDPEEALRPLFETEHLTWVLLAAGVAIIIAGTVLVTNSMVRRLENAEREKASLDANLTQSGKMAALGKMAAGVAHEINNPLAIIREQAGWIKDLMEEDEVKAIPQYQEIADSVHRIEHHVERAKNVTHRMLGFARRMEPVKQSVNVNKLLTETVQFLKTEALLRNIDIRQELAENLPPTDSDPTQLQQVFLNLIDNAIDAIGKNGQLNLSTRYDQHSNMLAISFVDTGCGIPQETLEKIFDPFFTTKKPGEGTGLGLSIAFGIIEKLGGRITVSSIVGQGTTFTVFIPAA from the coding sequence ATGAAAACACTGGACTTCAAACGCCTTCGCCTGACCATAATCCTGTTCACGCTGGGCTTCTCGCTCCTGCCGCTCCTGGTGCTCGGCATCGGGGTGAAAAGCCGCTTCTCCACCGCCTATCAGGACGTCCTGCAGGGCAGCCTGCGCACCCTGGTGGAGAGCAAGCGCAACGCCATCGACCTGTTCCTGACCGAACGCGTGGCCCAGGTGTCCACGTTGTCCAGCGCGATCACCCTGGATGAGGCCGCCGACCAGGCCAACCTGGAGCGCATCTTCACCCTGCTCCAGACCACCTCCCGCTACTACATCGACCTCGGCGTCATCGATTCCGACGGCAACCACCTAGCCTACGCCGGGCCGTACAGCCTGACAGGCAAGAATTATAAGAACGAAGAGTGGTTTGCCAAGGTCATGGCCAAGGGCGTCTACATCTCGGACGTTTTCATGGGATTTCGGCAGTATCCGCACATCATCATCGCCGTGTTGCGCCGCGAGGGCGGCAAGGCCTGGATCATGCGGGCCACCATCGACTCGGACGTGTTCGAGTCCTTCGTCAAGCGCGTGCAGATGGGCCGCAAGGGCGACGCCTTCCTGATGAGCGACAAGCACCTCCTCCAGACCAACCCGCGCTTCGGCGGACACGTCATGGAAGAGATGGACCTGCCCTTCAAGATGGACGCCCGCTTCCCGGGGCTTCGCATCCAGGAGCTCCAGGTCAACCACCGCCAGTACCTCTACGGCTGGACCTGGCTTGAGAACAAGGACTGGCTCCTGGTGATCCGCGAAGACCCCGAGGAGGCGCTGCGCCCCCTGTTCGAGACCGAACACCTCACCTGGGTACTTCTGGCTGCGGGCGTGGCGATAATCATCGCGGGAACCGTGCTGGTGACCAACTCCATGGTCCGCAGGCTGGAAAACGCCGAGCGCGAGAAGGCCAGCCTGGACGCGAACCTCACCCAGTCCGGCAAGATGGCGGCCCTGGGCAAGATGGCGGCGGGCGTGGCCCATGAGATCAACAACCCCCTGGCCATCATCCGGGAACAGGCTGGCTGGATCAAGGACCTCATGGAAGAGGACGAGGTCAAGGCCATCCCGCAGTACCAGGAGATCGCCGACTCGGTGCACCGCATCGAGCACCATGTGGAGCGGGCCAAGAACGTCACCCACCGCATGCTGGGGTTCGCCCGGCGCATGGAGCCGGTGAAGCAGTCCGTGAACGTGAACAAGCTGCTTACGGAAACCGTACAGTTCCTGAAAACCGAGGCTCTGCTGCGAAACATCGACATCCGCCAGGAGCTGGCCGAGAACCTGCCCCCAACCGACTCCGACCCCACCCAGTTGCAGCAGGTGTTCCTGAACCTGATCGACAACGCCATCGACGCCATCGGCAAGAACGGCCAGCTGAACCTCTCCACGCGCTACGACCAGCACTCCAACATGCTGGCAATATCCTTCGTGGACACGGGCTGCGGCATCCCGCAGGAAACTCTGGAAAAGATTTTCGACCCGTTCTTCACTACCAAGAAACCCGGAGAAGGAACTGGCCTTGGCCTGTCCATCGCATTCGGGATCATCGAAAAGCTCGGCGGCCGCATCACCGTAAGCAGCATCGTAGGCCAAGGCACGACCTTCACGGTCTTCATTCCGGCAGCCTGA